The DNA segment AGAGGGGCTTAACGAATTAAAAGTTGAATTTGAGAAGGAGTACCCGGATATCAAGCTTGATATCCAGACGGTCGGCGGCGGCGCGGACTATGCTGCTTCATTGAAGACGAAGTTTGCTTCCGGTGATGCGCCTGACATTTTCTCTAATGGCGGATACACTGAGATGGAAATGTGGCTTGATAAACTGGAGGATTTGTCTGATCAGCCTTGGGTAAAGGATTTGATTCCATTGGCAGCAGAGCCAATGACCAAGGATGGTAAAGTGTATGGTATGCCGATGAACCTGGAAGGCTTCGGATATATTTATAATAAGGAATTATTTGAAAAAGCGGGCATTACCACCCTGCCAAAGACATATTCCGAGTTGGAAGCTGCGGCTAAGCAACTGCAGGAAGCGGGTATTACACCTTTCGCAAACGCTTATCAGGAATGGTGGCTTATGGGGAACCAAGGGATTAGCGTAGCCTTTGCCCAGCAGGATGACGTTGATGGTTTTATTGCAGGACTGAATGACGGAACAGCATCATTCGTCGGCAATGAGAAGTTCGAAAACTGGGCTAAATTGATGCAGCTGACGGTAGACTATGGCAACAAAAATCCATTGACAACCGACTATAACACTCAAGTTACAATGTTCGCCAATGGGGAAGCGGCCATGATGCAAGAAGGCAACTGGGCACAAACGATGATCGATGGCATTAATCCAGATATGAGCATTGGTGTGCTGCCTATGCCGCTCGGCGATGATCCAGAGGAAAATGATAAATTGACGATCGGTATTCCAGCCAACCTAGTGATCAACAAGGAATCTGATGCTAAGGAAGAAGCAAAAATATTCTTGAATTGGCTCGTAACATCGGATATAGGGAAAGAGTACATTGTAAAGAAATTTAAATTTATCCCTGCATTGTCAACGATTGAAGCAACACCGGAGGATATGGGTGACATCGGTACAGAGCTTTGGAATTACATTGAGGCAGATCAAATTTACGGATTGCAGTCCTCTAAATTTCCAGATGGGGTAGCTCAAGAGTTCGGCAGTGTCATTCAGCAATTTATTGCAGGTAAATCTGATGTGAATGGCTGGGCTGAGAACATGCAGGCAGCATGGGACAAGCTGAAATAACATAATAAATTAGTAACATCGGCTGCTTCTGAGACTTATCAAAATGTGATGAGTGAAAGGAGCAGCCTTTTCCATTCGAAATTTACTTAATTTAGAACGATCGGGAGGCACTGGCTATGAACAAATTTGCGAATCAGGTACAAATCGGCGTCGTTTATTATCCGGAGCACTGGGATCCGTCCCTGTGGGAAGAGGATGTTCAACTGATGAAGGTGACGGGCGTACGGGTCGTTCGGTTGGCGGAGTTCGCCTGGAGCCGGATGGAAAGCACTCCAGGGGTGTATCATTTCGAATGGCTGGATCAGGCGATCGATTTGTTCCATAAATACGATATCCGCGTCGTCCTTTGTACGCCGACCAATACGCCTCCACGCTGGCTGACCGAGCTTAGGCCCGATGTCCTGCCAAGGAATGCGGACGGTACCATCACTTATCCGGGCGTGCGGGGTCATCGGTGCTATAACAGCGAATCGCTGCGGGTCTACGGCTCGCGGATTATCGAAGAGATGACACAGCGCTATGCCCATCATCCTGCGGTTATCGGCTGGCAGACGGATAACGAATACTGGGTAATCGATTGCCATTGCGATGCTTGCGATAATAAATTCCAGGAATGGGTCAAGCGGAAATACGGTACGCTCGAAGTCGTTAACCGTGAATGGGGAACGGTCGTTTGGAGCGGGGAATACAGCGATTGGTCGCAGGTCGGCGTGCCATATGGAGGATCGAGACATCAGAACCCGTCCTATTTGCTGGATTTTGCCCGGTTTCAGTGGGACTCCATAGAGGAATTCCAGCGGGGTCAGCTGGATATTATACGCAGGAATTGCCCAAGCCATTTCGTGACTCATAATTTTCATACGTATCCGCAGAGGCTGAATTTGTACCAGATCGGTGCTGATTTGGATTTTGTCTCCTTCGATTATTATCCGAACACCGCGCCGGACAAGCAGTCGACCGGTCCGTACAGCGGAGCGCTGGCCCTTGATGTCACCCGCGGAATCAAGCGGCGGAACTTCTGGATTATGGAGCAGCTCAGCGGCTCGCCGGGCTGTTGGTTTCCGACGTGGCGGGCGCCGTATCCGGGCTTCATCCGCGCGTTCTCCTGGCAGGCGATCGCCAAAGGGGCTGATACGGTGGTGCATTTCCGCTGGCGCACGGCGGCCACAGGGGCCGAGCAGTTCTGGCATGGCTTAATTGATCCCAGCAATGTTCCTGGACGCAGGTTCTCTGAATTTGCCGAGCTTTGCGGAGAGGTTAACGCCTTATCCGGTAAGCTTCAGGGAACGGCTCCAAAGCATGAGGCGGCAATACTGCTGTCGCATGAGCAGCTTGAGGCGCTTTGCATCCAGCCTCAGGTGGAAGGTATGGACTATTACGAGAATGTGAAGGACTATCATCGCGCGCTGACGAAGCTGGGGATCGGCTGCGATGTCATCGAATGGACGCAGCCTTTGGACGGCTATAAAATCGTGGTTGCTCCAAGCTTCTATCTGCTAAGCGAGGAGGCTGCAGCCTCGCTGGAGCGTTTTGCAGAGGCAGGGGGCACGGTAATTGTCACGAGCCGCTCAGGGGTTAAGCATATGAACAATCAAGCGGTTATGCTGCCGCTGCCTGGACTGCTCGCGGAATGTACCGGAGTCAGGGTAGAGGAATATGATCCGATCGGTCAGGACAAGCATCGGGTCGTTAATAGCGAAGGACGCTCCTTCACCTGCTCGCAGTGGTGCGATATCCTGAGCCTGCAAGGGGCGGAAGCGATCGCTTGGTATGATGAGGATTTCTACAGCGGTGTGCCTGCTGTGACGGTGAATTCATTCGGCGGAGGGCGAGTGTATTATCTTGGTACGCATTTAGAGGAAGCTTATTTGCAGGAACTGTTCGAAAAAGAGGCAAAGGCGCATGGAATGCTGATGTTCCCTGATTTGCCGGAGGGCGTGCAAATTGTGGTGCGCAGCGGGAAATCCGCAGCTTATCTGTTCGTGTTGAACTTGAGTCGTCAGCCCCGTCAAGTCATATTGCCGGCGTCTTATCACAGCGTCCTTTATGGCAAGAGGCGGCAGGAGACGCTAAGCCTGGAGCCTTATGGTGTCGATGTAATGGAACTGCCCGCATTACCTTAAGAGAATCATACCCTGATCTTGATTTAGTCGCCTTTACGGCAGCGCCGGGTTTATCTAGTATTAAGTACAGAACGGATCGCTATACGATCGAAGAAGCAGTTATATATTTTAATGCAAATTTCATTCTATTAACTTGGCAGGGGGAATTCACGGTGACCATCATACAATTTCCGGAGAACTTTGTTTGGGGCGTATCTACCTCGGCTTATCAAATCGAAGGTTCATTGGATAAGGACGGGCGTGGCCCGAGCATCTGGGACGTTATGGCGGCAACGCCGGGTAAAATCTATCAAGGCGATGACGCAAGCATTGCCTGCGACAGCTATAACCGCTACGAGGAAGATATCCAACTGATGAAAGAGCTTGGCGTGAAAGCCTACCGATTCTCTGTATCGTGGCCGCGAATTTATCCGAACGGCTTCGGCGAGGTCAATCGCCAGGGAATAGAGCATTACAAGCGGATGGTGAAGAAACTGCTTGAGAACGGGATCGAGCCGTTCTGTACGTTGTACCACTGGGAGCTGCCGCAGTCGCTTCAGGAGAAGGGCGGCTGGGAGAATAGAGAAACGATCGACGCCTTCGTCATGTTTGCTGAAACGATGTTTCGCGAGTTTGACGGCCTAATCAAGCATTGGATGACTTTCAATGAGCCATGGTGCACCGCGATCAACGGCCATTTGCTGGGCAGGCATGCACCGTGCATTATGAATTGGCAGTCGGCCATTCAAGTGGGGCACCATTTGCTGGTTGCGCACGGCAAGACGGTGGCGAAATTCCGCGAGCTTGGAACAGCGGGCGAGATCGGCTATGCGCCAGACATTTACTGGTACGAGCCGTTCTCACGCAAACAGAAGGATATCGACGCAGCATATCGGGCATTTTCCATTTACACCTGGTTTGTGACCCCTGTATTTACAGGGAAATATCCGGAGGAGATGGCCGCTTGGATCAAGACGAAGGGCGCCGAACCCGTCATTGAGCCGGGCGACATGGAGATCATTTCGCAAAAAATAGATTTCCTTGGTCTGAACTTCTATGGCGGTAACATTGTACGGCATAAGGAAGGCAATAATTATTTGGATCTGGAGCATGTCGATCTTGGATACGATAAGTCGGATAAAGGCTGGTTCATTTTCCCCGAAGGTCTGTACTTGACCTTAAGCTGGTTGACCGAGCAGTTCGGACCGATTCCGATTTATATTACCGAGAACGGTGCCTGCTACAATGATGAGGTAGTCGATGGGAAGGTCAACGATGTTCGCCGTATTAAATTTTTGGAGAGTCATATTGCCGAGTTAGGTCGAGCGATCGAATCCGGCGTGAAGGTGAAAGGCTATCTCACTTGGTCTCTGATGGATAACTTCGAATGGGCTTTCGGATACTCCTGCCGCTTCGGTCTGATCCATGTGGATTACAGAACGCAGGTACGCACACCGAAAGAGAGTTATTACTGGTATCAAAAGCTGATTCGCAAAAACTGGTTTGAGCTGGAAAGCCGCTAAATTTGGCGAAAAAATATCATTTTACTGAAACATGCCCGCCCTCGATGCGAAGGAGCGGGCTTTTTGTCGGATTTAATTCAAATTTAAATAGTTTATAATAGTTTGAAGATTTGACAGCAGAGGTGATAGTGGCGGGATGAGGAGATGGAGATGGTTATGGCTTCCGCTTGTATTTTTGATCATTCTACTGGCGGGCTGCGAGGAGAGCAAGAAATTTACTATGGAGCAGGTGGATGTGTCGGCGAGGATCATGTCCAATGGAGATCTTTTTATACAGGAGTTATTCACCTACCGGTTCGAGGGCAGTTGGAATGGTATGACGAGGTATGTCGACCCGGAAGGGCATGAGGGAATTGAATTTTTTGAAGCGTATATTCCGCCGGACGGAAAGCATTTTGCAGACTTTACATACGACGATTTGCAGCGTCTGACCGTTGATTTTAATGAGAAAAATGATACGTATTATATTCACACGCCATCTTCAAATGAAATGAAGCGCGTATATTACCGATATCGGGTGAAGGCTGCTGCGATACGTTATACGGATACGGGCGATTTGTCATGGAGCTTTTTTAAGAACAACAATGATGATATTCAACATGTCACGATCGAATTGCAGCTGCCGAAGGATGATAGCGGGGATAGGATTTATTATTTCCTGCATGATCGTACTGGTGGCGAGGTCTTGGCCAAGGCCGGGGAAGACGGGAAAGCTTACATTCATTATTACAATGAGCTTCTCGATCAGGGAGGCACATGCCGCCGAATCCCTCTTCCAGCAGCAACGGAGGCTTCTCCAGCGGGGGCGGCGGAGGAGACGGTGGAGGAACCGGAGCTTTTTAGCTGCTGCGATATAAAGAACCTGACAGCTTGCCTGTCAGGTTCTTTGAGTTTTGATGGTGATGGGATTGGGACATTACATTTGCTCCAGCAGCACCTTCGTGATTTCCGGGTATCCGGTTACTAGGTGATGTGGCTGATGATCTGATTCCGGCGTGACGTTGCGGTGATTGAACCAGAGCACCTTCCAGCCCGCATCCAGCGCCCCGACAACATCGTTACGCCAAGAGTCGCCGATATAACAGCAGTTCTCAGGAGCCAGACCAAGCTTGTCGGTCACGTGTTGAAAGAGCCGCACATCCGGCTTCGTGAAGCCAACAGCTCCTGAGATGAATATTTGGTCTTCGGGTATCAGTTTGGTTAGAGCGAGAGCCTGGATTTTATTCATTTGGTGGTCAGGCGGGCCGTTCGTGATTACGCCGACTATGAAGTTCCTGGCTTTCAAGTCCGTGATTAGTTCCTTTACACCATCAAACAATCCAATAGCATACTGTAAGCTGAGATATTCCTCCTGCACGGCTTGAGCTTGCTCAGACGTAAGCTGTAGGTCAAATTCGGCTAAGGCCATCTGGAAGCGTTGGCGCCGCATTTGATGCAGCTCTTCGCCGTGGGTGGGCGTTCCCCCGAGCTCAGCAGACAGAGCGTCACTGAAGTACCGCATTCGGTGATAGGCTTGCTCGTATGGAAAGTCCTCTTTAGTAGCTAAAATACGGGTCAGTGCGGTGCGGAAAGGAATTAGATGATCGTACAATGTATCGTCGAGATCAAAAAATACGGCTCGTTGCTGCGAAGAAAATGTCATGAAATACAGTTCTCTCCCTTGTAATTGATAGTAGTACTAGCTCCTATTATACTGCCTACCGGGTGAGAACTGGGACTAAAATCGGCGGCTCGCTCCTCCTCCGCCGGATGAACCTCCGCCCCCGCCGCGAAAGCCGCCCCCGCCGCCTCCACCTCTACCTCCGCCCCGGCCAAGAATGGACAGGAAGAACAGGGTGAATGTTCCACGAAAAAATACGATGTCGAGGATGAGGAGAGCCCCGATGATAATGACCCAGGATATGGACATGCCGCCGCTTTCTCCCGCATCAGCGGAGCTCGGCAGTGCGACTTCTTGCGGGTTCAGCTCTCCCTCCACGCCATATTCCTTGGCAACCTCGTTATAGAGAACTTTGTACGTTTCAACAATACCTTGTCCAGCCTCCTGGTTGACAATGTAAGGTATAGTGACCTGATCGATAATCCGGCCAACTTTGCCATCCGGCAGCGCGCCTTCCAACCCGTAGCCGACCTCGATGCGAACCTGGCGGTTCCCGGGCTGGTTATCGCCCAGGGAGACTAGCAGCAGAATGCCATTGTCCAGCTTGGCATCGCCCAGCCGGTAGGTCCGCAGAGCTTGAAGCGCATACTGCTCGATGGGCTCATCCCCCAATGATGGTACGGTTAGTACGGCAATCTGGGCTTTTGTGCGATCTTCGAGCGCTCGGCCGAGTGAAAGGATGTATTGCACCTGCTCTGCAGACAGGATATGCTCGAAATCTTGAACATAGATATCCCCTTGGGGATCGGGGATCTTCGGTGCAGCGGCGGCCTCCGTACCATGGCAGATAAATACAAGCAGGCATAGAACAAGGAGTGAGAGCAAGCTTCGACTCGATCGATTTCGGCAGGTTGTGAGGCTCATGCTCATTCACCTTCCGGTATAAGATAAGCTAACTGAGAGAGAGCCGGCCGCAGCGCGGGAATCCATGAAGTATCCTCGGTTCCGAAATCAACCTCCGGATTGGTTCTTGATTCTGGTGTGGTCTCGAAATATTGCTTTTCACTGAAGCCCATGATTCGCGCGATAAATACACCAGGGAAACGGCGAACGAGTTTGTTGTATTCTGCAACTGCATTGTTATAGTCGCCCCGGGCAACAGCGATGCGGTTCTCTGTTCCAGCCAGTTCATCCATGAGCTGGGTGAACTGAGCATCTGCCTTCAGTGTCGGATAATTCTCTACGACAACGAGCAGTCGGCTGAGTGCGCCCTGAAGCTGTTGGTCAGCCGCAGCGAGCTCATCGGGGGTGCGTGCTCCGCCCAGCGCAGCCCGTGCGTTGGATACCGCTTGAATCACTTCTTTTTCATGCTCGGCATAGCCCTTGACGGTGTTGACCAGGTTGGGAATGAGATCGTATCTCCGCTGCAATTGCACATCAATTTTACTCCATTGCTGGTTTACCGTTTCCTCGGAGGTCATGAACTTATTGTAATTTCCCGCAAATAGGGTGACGCCGATGAGAATTATCGCTGCGACGATCACGATGGGAATGAGGCAGCCTTTTCCCTTTAAATTCATTAGTTGTTCCTCCTATCCTTATGTGTGTGGGGATGACCTGTTGTTTTGTTATTACTTATCTTTATACCCTGTGCTTTATTTCTAAAAACTAAACAAATTTTTGCAGTCGATTTTTACATGCTGGAAGACAAACTACTTTGCTTGGCAGCTAAACTCTGGATAGGCTTTTATGGATTATTGGTCATGACAAGCTAAGCCGTTACATGAGTGTTTACATGAAATGGCAGGGATATGGATGATAAGCGAGCATTTGTGCGGATGTTTATGAATGCGAGGTACAGGGATGATGAGCATGAAGGTAACACTGACTTAAGTAGAAGTATGCAGTCTCACTGCGTTTTCCCTTTGAGGAGCAACACTTTATAATTAGAGATGTTTTTCAAATAATATACTGAGGAGTTGACTTAAGCTTGGCTTATAATGAAGTGTTGGAGCGCCGTAATGAGCTGTTAAGAAGACAGATAGGGAAAATGCTCGCCAAGGAGAACCAATATGGATTGAAAGATCAAGAGAGTCATTTCCTCCGACGAATGATTAAAGAGCTGCATCAGACAGAATTCGAGTTAAGCGGCAAATCATTGTAATTATTGAATACAGCATGAAAATGGGGAAGTATGACGACCGTAGAGGATATGCACTCGCTGCATATCCTCTATTGGTTATTGAGAGGGTTTATCTTTTGGTGGCTGGGATAGTGGTAATTTAATTTCCGATTTCGCCGGTCGCCGCAATCTGGCCAGCTTGATGATCATTTGGTTAATGACTTCCGACAAGACGAGCCCAATGGCTATGGAGCCAGAGATCAGTAAGGCCTTAGCCGCAAGCTGAATGGCGAGGTTGTATTCACTCTCTACAAATTGCCGCATGGCATCATAGGCAAGCCCTCCGGGAACGAGCGGAATGATTCCTGAGACGCTGAAAATAATCACCGGTTTCTTGTGTAATCTGGCGAACAATTGGCTAATGACACCGACGATAAATGTTGCCACAACAGTAGCGAAGACGACATCTAGCCGCGTGGCGAGCAGGATATAGGTGATCCATCCCATCATCCCAGCCAGACCGCATTGCAGAAGCATTCGTCTTGGAGCATTAAACAGAATGCCGAAGGCAGCGGAAGCGATAAAACTAGTGATGAGGTGTAGGATAATTGATATTGGAGACAGTGATGCCATCACGTGAATTCAACTTCCTTCCAGCTAAAAAATAGTGGCTACTACAGCAATACCCGCGCCGATAGCGAAGGCGGTGAGAAAAGCTTCGGCTCCCCGGGACAAGCCTGAGACCAAATGACCAGCCATCAAATCCCTTACAGCATTTGTAATAAGGAGCCCAGGTACAAGGGGCATGACGGAGCCGATAATTATTTTATCCAGCTCTTGCCCCATTCCTAACGCAACGAAAATAACAGCCAACAGCCCGATTATAAACGAAGCGGAGAATTCCGCAAAAAATTTAACTTTGACCAATCGGTGCAGGGCGAGAAACATGGAGAAACCTGCCCCTCCGCATAGAATACCGGGAATGATGTCAGCCATGCTTCCCTTGAACATAAACGTGAAGCAGCCGCTGGCTGCAGCGGCGGTGACAATTTGTAGAAGTACCGCGTATTCGTGTCCGGCCCGATTAATGTCCATCAGCCGAATATGTGCTTGAGAAGGGGAAATGTCCCTACTTCCCAGCTTACGCGATACATCATTTACGGCAGCTACCTTTTGTAAATCGGTCGTCCGTTCAATAATGCGAGCCAGCTTGGCTGACTGCGATTCGCTGGCTTGGAACATGATTCCGGTAGGGGTGACAAAACTGTGGGAATCTTCAAGCCCCATAGCTTCGGCCATGCGAGCCATTGTATCCTCAGCGCGGTAGGTTTCTGCCCCGCTTTGCAGCATGATTTTTCCAGCCAATAGACAAAGGTCAGCCGGGTCGGAATGCTCTTGCTCAACTGCCGCATGCCCGGCTGCATGTTCGCTTGCTTCAGTTTCCATGATTTCTTGAACAGTGGTCTGGCTGTGCGCAGCATGGCCTTCGGTATCAATTATGTCCTGATTTGTACTCACGTCCGCTTTGGACATCGTCTCTTCACCTCTAGTTATTACTGTGTTCATTATATCATGATCATCCTTAATTAGGCTTTAAATCTACTTCTGGCCATGCTCGCACTGCCCGACTACGGTCGAATTGTTACTCTTGTTCCAACAGGCACAAGTGAAGAGAGGGTCAGCACGTCTTGGTTATACATACGAATACAGCCATGAGATACTGCGTGACCGATGGAGGAAGGATTGTTCGTCCCATGAATCCCATAATGGGGCTTGGATAGTCCCATCCAGAACGCTCCGAATGGGCCGCCGGGATTAGGCTGCTTATTGATGATGGCATATTCCCCGGTTGGGGTCTGTGTAAGCATTTTACCGATACCAACAGGGAAGGCTCTTACAACGGTATCTCCATCCAGCAAATACAATTGCCGATCCGATAAATCAACAATAATTCGATAATTGGGCATAGCGGATTCCTCCTACTTAGTTATAGCACGTGTTCAAAAGCCGACGATACAACACATCATATATATATTCCTGTGGAGGCTCGAATGTCCGGCAACCCGATCATATTCTACCCTATAGCTTATGATTATCCCCTTACGAACTGTAAACGCTATCACTACAATAGGGGTATACAAACAAGGGAGGTCATGAAATGAAAATAAGTTATAAATTTATGGCTTTAGTATCCATCCTGGCGCTTGTACTGGCAGGCTGCGGCGCAAAGGAGACTGCCGAAAACGGGCAAGCGGCGCCGGAGAAGGTGAAGTTGACGATCTGGCATAACTGGACTGGGCAGGATGCCAAAGCCGTCACGATGAGACAACTGATGGAGGATTTCAGAGCAGCGCATCCTGAGATCGAGCTGGAGGATGAAGGTCTCCCAACGGACGGCTTGAAGACGCGGCTAAGAACAGTAGCGGCAGCGAATGAAATGCCGGACCTGTTCGTGATGTGGCCTGATGCGATGACGAAGGAGTTTGTGAAGGGCGATTTGCTGCAGCCGATTAATGAGTTCATTGATAGCAAGCCGGAGTGGAGAGACAACTTCATTCCAAACGCACTTGATGGTTACACCGTTGATGGAGCCATTTATTCCGTGCCGATGAATCTGGCGCCAAGCTCCTTCATCTATTACAACCAAGCTATCTTTGACGAGCATGGCGTAAAGGTACCGACAACCTGGGCTGAATTGGAGGCGGCGATCGGGCATTTCAACGAGAAGGGCGTTATTCCTATGGCGCTGGGTAACAAAGCGAACTGGGTAGCACAATCCACCATATTCAGTACAATTGGCGACCGTGTTACGGGAACAGAATGGTTCCTGAAAGCAGTTGAACAAGACGGGGCTAAGTTTACAGACCCGGAATTTATCGAAGCTTTGAAAGTCATGCAAAATCTCGGGAGCATCGGTGCTTTCCAGGAAGGATTCAACAGCATTGATGAGACGCAAATGATGCAGCTTTACTCCCAGGGGAAATCGGCGATGTTCATGAACGGCGGTTGGGCGCTGGCTAATCTCGTCAACAATGCACCGGAGGAAGTGCTGGATAACACGCATATTATGATCTTACCTCCGGTGGAAGGCGGTAAAGGCGATCCGAATTCGACATCAGGTGTAGTAGGCACAGGCCTCGGTGTCAGTAAAAAATTGACCGGAGCGAAAAAAGATGCTGCTCTTGAACTGCTCTACGCCTTAGGCGGCCCAGAGGGGCAAAAAGCGACATTGGACAGCAGTACGCTAGTCAGCTATAACATCGAGCTGGATACAAGCAAGGCTCACCCACTCTTCATAGAGCTGTATGAACTGATGAAGAACGTGAAGATTAACCCAGTCTACGACTCGAAGCTGAGCTCCGCTGCCGTTGAGGTGATTAACAACGGGCTGCAAGAGCTGCTCATGGGCGGCAACCCGGAGGATATTGCCAAGAAAATTCAAGATGCCCAAGCAGGCGCGCTCGGCAAATAAACGAATAGATGATGCAATGGCCCTCCTGCATAGGAGGGCTCATATTTACCCTTTAAGGAAGTGAACCCCAATGAACCTAAGAAGTCACCGGAATTTTATCGTTCTTGCGCTTCTGCCTGCATTATTAATCTATGCCCTGTTTGTGTTCGTGCCCGTGATTTGGTCGGCCTATTACGGATTCTTTAATTGGTCAGGCATCGGAGAGGCTAAATTTATCGGCATTAAAAACTACATCGAAATTATGCAAGATCCCGTATTCTGGCGGTCGCTGAAAAACAACTTCATTTTCGTGCTTGCCGCCGTGTTTGGTCAAGTGCCTATTGCGCTCGTGCTGGCAGTTCTTTTGCATAAAAGCAATATGCTTCAGCGTTTTTTACGATCCGCTATATTTTTGCCCATGGTGCTGTCTACCGTGGTGATCGGGATGATCTGGCAGTACATCTACCATCCGCAAATCGGTATACTGAACTTTCTGCTAGAATCCCTCGGACTGGAGAGCTGGAAGCTGCAATGGTTATCGGACAATAAAATCGCGATCTACTCGCTCCTTCCGCCGCTGATATGGAGCTTTGTAGGACTGTATCTCATCATCTTTATTTCCGCGCTGCAGAATATTCCGGGTGAAGTGCATGATGCCGCCAAAATCGACGGAGCTTCAGGTCTCAGAAAGCTCGTCAGCATTTCCATTCCAATGATTTGGGGAACGATTCAGGTGGCGATTATTCTTTGCATCTCTGGCAGTTTGAAGTCGTTCGACCTTGTATATATT comes from the Paenibacillus lentus genome and includes:
- a CDS encoding extracellular solute-binding protein; translated protein: MKISYKFMALVSILALVLAGCGAKETAENGQAAPEKVKLTIWHNWTGQDAKAVTMRQLMEDFRAAHPEIELEDEGLPTDGLKTRLRTVAAANEMPDLFVMWPDAMTKEFVKGDLLQPINEFIDSKPEWRDNFIPNALDGYTVDGAIYSVPMNLAPSSFIYYNQAIFDEHGVKVPTTWAELEAAIGHFNEKGVIPMALGNKANWVAQSTIFSTIGDRVTGTEWFLKAVEQDGAKFTDPEFIEALKVMQNLGSIGAFQEGFNSIDETQMMQLYSQGKSAMFMNGGWALANLVNNAPEEVLDNTHIMILPPVEGGKGDPNSTSGVVGTGLGVSKKLTGAKKDAALELLYALGGPEGQKATLDSSTLVSYNIELDTSKAHPLFIELYELMKNVKINPVYDSKLSSAAVEVINNGLQELLMGGNPEDIAKKIQDAQAGALGK
- a CDS encoding carbohydrate ABC transporter permease, which encodes MNLRSHRNFIVLALLPALLIYALFVFVPVIWSAYYGFFNWSGIGEAKFIGIKNYIEIMQDPVFWRSLKNNFIFVLAAVFGQVPIALVLAVLLHKSNMLQRFLRSAIFLPMVLSTVVIGMIWQYIYHPQIGILNFLLESLGLESWKLQWLSDNKIAIYSLLPPLIWSFVGLYLIIFISALQNIPGEVHDAAKIDGASGLRKLVSISIPMIWGTIQVAIILCISGSLKSFDLVYIMTKGGPAHATELLATYMYNSTFTSYRYGFGSAISTTIVVISLLLIGTSQWLTSRRGKK
- a CDS encoding threonine/serine exporter family protein, which translates into the protein MLQSGAETYRAEDTMARMAEAMGLEDSHSFVTPTGIMFQASESQSAKLARIIERTTDLQKVAAVNDVSRKLGSRDISPSQAHIRLMDINRAGHEYAVLLQIVTAAAASGCFTFMFKGSMADIIPGILCGGAGFSMFLALHRLVKVKFFAEFSASFIIGLLAVIFVALGMGQELDKIIIGSVMPLVPGLLITNAVRDLMAGHLVSGLSRGAEAFLTAFAIGAGIAVVATIF
- a CDS encoding L,D-transpeptidase translates to MPNYRIIVDLSDRQLYLLDGDTVVRAFPVGIGKMLTQTPTGEYAIINKQPNPGGPFGAFWMGLSKPHYGIHGTNNPSSIGHAVSHGCIRMYNQDVLTLSSLVPVGTRVTIRP